From Pseudomonas sp. FP2335, the proteins below share one genomic window:
- a CDS encoding GntP family permease, whose protein sequence is MSVIIALAALALLMLAAYRGYSVILFAPIAALGAVLLTDPSAVAPAFTGVFMEKMVGFIKLYFPVFLLGAVFGKLIELSGFSRSIVAAAIRLLGTRQAMLVIVLVCALLTYGGVSLFVVVFAVYPFAAEMFRQSNIPKRLIPATIALGAFSFTMDALPGTPQIQNIIPSTFFNTTAWAAPWLGLIGTVFVFCAGMLYLARQRNKAQRAGEGYGTELRNEPETAENLALPNPWIALSPLILVGVMNLLFTHWIPQWYGKTHSLALPGMSAPVTTEIAKLTAIWAVQAALLVGIIVVLVFGFSAIKSKLAEGSKSAVSGALLAAMNTASEYGFGAVIASLPGFLVLADWLKGIPNPLVNEAITVTLLAGITGSASGGMSIALAAMSESFISAAHAANIPLEVLHRVAAMASGGMDTLPHNGAVITLLAVTGLTHREAYKDIFGITIIKTLAVFVVIGTFYATGIV, encoded by the coding sequence ATGAGTGTAATCATCGCCCTGGCAGCCCTCGCGCTGCTGATGCTGGCTGCGTACCGTGGCTATAGCGTTATCCTGTTTGCCCCCATCGCCGCCCTCGGCGCCGTCCTGCTCACCGACCCGTCCGCCGTCGCGCCTGCCTTTACCGGGGTGTTCATGGAGAAGATGGTCGGCTTTATCAAACTGTATTTCCCGGTGTTCCTGCTCGGTGCGGTGTTCGGCAAGCTGATCGAGCTGTCGGGCTTTTCCCGTTCGATTGTGGCCGCCGCGATCCGCTTGCTCGGCACCCGCCAGGCAATGCTGGTGATCGTGCTGGTCTGCGCCCTGCTCACCTACGGCGGTGTGTCGCTGTTTGTGGTGGTGTTTGCGGTGTACCCATTTGCCGCGGAGATGTTCCGCCAAAGCAATATCCCCAAGCGCCTGATCCCGGCGACCATCGCCCTCGGCGCCTTTTCGTTCACCATGGACGCCCTGCCCGGCACGCCACAGATCCAGAACATCATCCCCAGCACCTTTTTCAACACCACCGCCTGGGCTGCGCCGTGGCTGGGCCTGATTGGCACGGTCTTCGTGTTCTGCGCCGGCATGCTCTACCTCGCGCGCCAGCGCAACAAGGCGCAGCGCGCCGGTGAAGGGTATGGCACCGAGTTGCGCAATGAGCCGGAAACCGCTGAAAACCTGGCGCTGCCCAACCCGTGGATCGCGCTGTCGCCGCTGATCCTGGTGGGGGTGATGAACCTGCTGTTCACCCACTGGATCCCGCAGTGGTACGGCAAGACCCACAGCCTCGCGCTGCCGGGCATGAGCGCGCCGGTGACCACCGAGATCGCCAAGCTCACTGCGATCTGGGCGGTGCAGGCTGCGTTGCTGGTGGGGATTATCGTGGTGCTGGTGTTCGGCTTCTCCGCGATCAAAAGCAAGCTTGCCGAAGGCAGCAAAAGCGCGGTCAGCGGCGCGTTGCTGGCGGCGATGAACACCGCGTCGGAATACGGCTTCGGCGCGGTGATTGCCTCGCTGCCGGGCTTTTTGGTACTGGCAGACTGGCTCAAGGGCATTCCCAACCCGCTGGTCAACGAAGCGATCACCGTGACGCTACTGGCCGGTATCACCGGGTCCGCGTCGGGTGGCATGAGCATTGCGCTGGCGGCCATGTCCGAGAGCTTTATTTCAGCAGCCCATGCGGCCAATATCCCCCTTGAAGTGCTGCACCGCGTCGCCGCCATGGCCAGCGGCGGCATGGACACCCTGCCCCACAACGGCGCGGTGATCACGCTGCTGGCGGTCACCGGCCTGACCCACCGCGAAGCCTACAAGGACATTTTCGGCATTACGATTATCAAGACCCTCGCGGTGTTCGTGGTGATCGGTACTTTCTACGCCACTGGCATTGTGTGA
- a CDS encoding acetoacetate--CoA ligase has product MSDILWQPSPERIANTRMDQFRRYINAHYNVQLNDYPALHQWSIDQRPDFWQAIVSFFDVQFRSPPSAVLIEQSAMPSAQWFPGATLNFAEHLLRRRDDHPAMVAISEDGQREQLTYAELAAHVAGLQTSLRAIGVTQGDRVAACMPNTWQTLVGMLATTSLGAIWSCSSPDFGTQGVIDRFGQIEPKVLISCAGYRYAGKDIDQSAKLNEILERLPSLEQLIVVPYAKPQARVEDYRSAANVALWDDFYRPGGDPQFVAVPFDHPLYILYSSGTTGVPKCIIHGTGGVLLTHLKEHGLHADLCREDCLFYYTTCGWMMWNWLVSVLAIGATAVLYDGSPFHPGPERLLDLIDAEQISVFGTSPKFLATLEKAGLQPRLNHDLRSLKGLISTGSPLSPQSYDYVYREIKGELCLSSMSGGTDIVSCFVIGNPVLPVRRGEMQCKSLAMAIEVWNDRGQPLIGEKGELVCTRHFPAMPIGLWNDPHQTKLRASYFSQFPGVWAQGDYAEQRPNGSLLIHGRSDAVLNPGGVRIGTAEIYRQVEKVPQVMESLAIGQRWQDDVRVVLFVRLGDGIALDEALEQQIRHVIRANTTPRHVPAKILAVTDIPRTISGKIVELAVRNVVHGEPVKNTDALANPEALEQFRDRPELA; this is encoded by the coding sequence ATGTCCGACATCCTCTGGCAACCCTCCCCGGAACGCATCGCCAATACGCGCATGGACCAGTTCCGCCGCTACATCAACGCCCACTACAACGTGCAACTCAACGACTACCCCGCCCTGCACCAGTGGAGCATCGACCAGCGCCCCGACTTCTGGCAGGCCATCGTCAGCTTTTTCGACGTGCAGTTTCGCAGCCCGCCCAGCGCCGTACTGATTGAACAAAGCGCCATGCCCAGCGCCCAATGGTTCCCCGGCGCCACCCTGAATTTTGCCGAGCACCTGCTGCGCCGCCGCGACGATCACCCCGCCATGGTCGCCATCAGCGAAGACGGCCAGCGCGAGCAGTTGACCTACGCCGAACTGGCCGCACACGTCGCGGGCCTGCAAACAAGCCTGCGGGCCATCGGCGTGACCCAGGGCGACCGCGTGGCCGCGTGCATGCCCAATACCTGGCAAACCCTGGTGGGCATGCTTGCCACCACCAGCCTTGGCGCGATCTGGTCATGCTCATCGCCGGATTTCGGCACCCAGGGTGTAATCGACCGTTTCGGCCAGATCGAACCCAAGGTGCTGATCAGCTGCGCCGGTTATCGCTATGCGGGCAAAGATATCGATCAAAGCGCCAAGCTCAATGAAATCCTCGAACGCCTGCCGTCCCTGGAGCAACTGATCGTGGTGCCATACGCCAAGCCCCAGGCGCGGGTCGAGGACTACCGGAGCGCGGCCAACGTCGCCCTGTGGGACGACTTCTACCGACCCGGCGGCGATCCGCAATTCGTCGCGGTGCCGTTCGATCATCCGCTGTACATCCTTTATTCCAGCGGCACCACCGGGGTGCCCAAGTGCATCATCCACGGCACCGGCGGCGTGCTGCTCACGCACCTCAAGGAACACGGCCTGCATGCCGATCTGTGCCGTGAGGATTGCCTGTTCTACTACACCACCTGCGGCTGGATGATGTGGAACTGGCTGGTGTCGGTACTGGCCATCGGCGCCACAGCGGTGCTGTATGACGGTTCGCCGTTCCACCCTGGGCCCGAGCGCTTGCTCGACTTGATCGATGCCGAACAGATCAGCGTGTTCGGCACCAGCCCCAAGTTTCTCGCCACCCTGGAAAAGGCCGGTCTGCAACCGCGCTTGAATCACGATTTGCGCAGCCTCAAAGGCTTGATCTCCACCGGCTCGCCCCTCTCGCCGCAGAGCTACGACTACGTGTACCGCGAGATCAAGGGCGAGCTGTGCCTGTCGTCCATGTCTGGCGGCACCGATATTGTGTCCTGCTTTGTGATCGGCAACCCGGTGCTGCCGGTGCGCCGTGGCGAGATGCAGTGCAAGAGCCTGGCGATGGCCATTGAAGTGTGGAACGACCGCGGCCAGCCGTTGATCGGTGAAAAAGGCGAGTTGGTCTGCACCCGGCACTTCCCGGCGATGCCCATCGGCTTGTGGAACGATCCGCACCAGACGAAGCTGCGCGCCTCGTATTTCAGCCAGTTCCCTGGCGTCTGGGCCCAGGGCGACTACGCCGAGCAACGCCCGAACGGCAGCCTGCTGATCCACGGGCGCTCTGACGCCGTGCTCAACCCCGGCGGCGTGCGAATCGGCACGGCGGAGATCTATCGCCAGGTGGAAAAAGTCCCGCAAGTCATGGAAAGCCTGGCCATCGGCCAACGTTGGCAGGATGACGTACGGGTGGTGCTGTTTGTACGCCTGGGCGACGGCATCGCCCTGGATGAGGCGCTGGAGCAGCAGATCCGCCACGTCATCCGCGCCAACACCACGCCACGCCATGTACCGGCAAAGATCCTCGCCGTCACCGACATCCCGCGCACCATCAGCGGCAAGATCGTCGAATTGGCAGTGCGCAATGTGGTACACGGCGAGCCGGTGAAAAACACCGATGCGCTGGCCAATCCCGAGGCCTTGGAGCAGTTTCGCGACCGGCCTGAGCTGGCTTGA
- a CDS encoding 3-hydroxybutyrate dehydrogenase — translation MTTLNGKTALVTGSTSGIGLGIALSLAKAGANLILNGFGDASAVIAQVQAFGGKVGHHPADVSDPAQIADMLAYAEREFGGVDILVNNAGIQHVAAVEDFPTERWDSIIAINLSSVFHSTRLSLPGMKAKGWGRIVNIASVHGQVGSVGKAAYVAAKHGVIGLTKVVGLETATSNVTCNAICPGWVLTPLVQKQIDDRIATGVDPQQAQHDLLAEKQPSLEFVTPPQLGELVLFLCSEAGSQVRGAAWNIDGGWLAQ, via the coding sequence ATGACGACATTGAACGGCAAGACCGCCCTGGTCACCGGTTCCACCAGCGGTATCGGCCTGGGCATCGCATTGAGCCTGGCCAAAGCCGGCGCCAACCTGATCCTCAACGGCTTCGGCGACGCCAGCGCGGTGATCGCCCAGGTGCAGGCGTTCGGCGGTAAGGTCGGGCATCACCCGGCCGACGTCAGCGACCCGGCGCAGATCGCCGACATGCTCGCCTACGCCGAGCGCGAGTTCGGCGGCGTCGACATCCTGGTCAACAACGCCGGCATCCAGCATGTGGCGGCGGTGGAAGACTTCCCCACCGAGCGCTGGGATTCGATCATCGCCATCAACCTGTCGTCGGTGTTCCACAGCACGCGCTTGAGCCTGCCGGGCATGAAAGCCAAGGGCTGGGGGCGCATCGTCAACATCGCCTCGGTACACGGCCAGGTCGGTTCGGTGGGCAAGGCGGCCTATGTGGCGGCCAAGCACGGCGTGATCGGCCTGACCAAGGTGGTGGGCCTGGAGACCGCGACCAGCAATGTGACGTGCAACGCCATCTGCCCGGGCTGGGTATTGACGCCGCTGGTACAGAAGCAGATTGATGATCGCATCGCCACGGGCGTGGACCCGCAGCAAGCGCAGCATGATTTGCTGGCAGAGAAGCAGCCGTCGCTGGAATTTGTGACGCCGCCGCAGTTGGGTGAGTTGGTGCTGTTCCTGTGCAGCGAAGCCGGCAGCCAAGTGCGTGGTGCGGCGTGGAACATCGATGGCGGCTGGTTGGCCCAATAA
- a CDS encoding IclR family transcriptional regulator — MTEDTIKRRAKGLDRAFDILDFLKEIGQPLRPNDIASGIGSPKSTVYELVASLLERRILETVGKDGHVYLGRQLYFLGQAHLRHFDLTREADHALQEIVSQTHETAQMCLLNGRKYTVALMREGERHFRISSDIGENAPIPWTASGRLLLGHLSDQQIIDLIDQDDFILPDGERLPLETFLAQIRQATLDGFFSFDSVADTFTHCFAAPVRDAQGISIATLCIVAPRADALKNYNDYRRVLIDSANSLARRINE; from the coding sequence ATGACCGAAGACACCATCAAACGCCGCGCCAAAGGCCTGGACCGGGCGTTCGATATTCTCGATTTCCTCAAGGAAATCGGCCAGCCCCTGCGCCCGAATGATATTGCCAGCGGCATCGGCAGCCCCAAGTCCACGGTCTACGAACTGGTCGCCTCGCTGCTGGAACGACGCATTCTGGAGACGGTAGGCAAAGACGGTCACGTCTACCTTGGTCGCCAGCTGTATTTTCTCGGCCAGGCGCACCTGCGCCACTTCGACCTGACCCGCGAGGCCGACCACGCCTTGCAGGAAATCGTCAGCCAGACCCACGAAACCGCGCAGATGTGCCTGCTCAACGGGCGCAAATACACGGTGGCGCTGATGCGCGAGGGCGAGCGGCATTTCCGTATTTCTTCGGACATCGGCGAAAACGCGCCGATCCCCTGGACGGCCTCCGGGCGCCTGCTGCTGGGGCATCTGAGCGACCAGCAGATCATCGACCTGATCGACCAGGACGATTTCATCCTGCCGGACGGTGAGCGCTTGCCGCTGGAGACCTTCCTGGCACAGATCCGCCAGGCCACCCTCGATGGCTTCTTCTCCTTCGACAGCGTGGCCGACACCTTTACCCACTGTTTTGCCGCCCCGGTGCGGGACGCGCAAGGCATCAGCATTGCGACCCTGTGCATCGTCGCGCCAAGGGCCGATGCGCTGAAAAACTACAACGACTATCGCCGGGTGTTGATCGACAGCGCCAACAGCCTGGCCCGTCGCATCAACGAATAG
- a CDS encoding sugar kinase yields MTAHPHIALIGECMIELQHRADGSLHQSFGGDTLNTAVYLRRELGSLGRVDYVTALGDDSFSDAMCQQWRDEGLGLDMVQRLPGRLPGLYCIQTDASGERKFLYWRNEAAVRDCFTTPAAAPILAALPGYDVVYFSGITLAVLGEVGRERLLQALVETRRRGGKVVFDNNYRPRLWASVEAARVAYHKVLAEVDMALLTEDDERGLFGYASSEQVFAAYPGIDEVVLKRGAQECLIRFKGEHFAVPALKVEKVVDTTAAGDSFSAAYLASRLKGGSPEQAAVAGHGLASRVIQVPGALIPR; encoded by the coding sequence ATGACTGCTCACCCCCACATCGCCCTCATCGGCGAATGCATGATCGAACTGCAACACCGCGCCGACGGCAGCCTGCACCAGAGCTTCGGCGGCGACACCCTCAACACGGCGGTGTACCTGCGCCGCGAGCTGGGCAGCCTAGGCCGCGTCGATTACGTCACCGCCCTGGGCGATGACAGCTTCAGCGACGCCATGTGCCAGCAATGGCGCGACGAAGGCCTCGGCCTGGACATGGTCCAGCGCCTGCCGGGACGTTTGCCGGGGTTGTACTGCATCCAGACCGACGCCAGCGGCGAGCGCAAATTTCTTTACTGGCGCAACGAAGCCGCCGTGCGCGACTGCTTTACCACGCCTGCCGCCGCGCCGATCCTGGCGGCCTTGCCGGGCTACGACGTGGTGTATTTCAGCGGCATCACCCTGGCGGTGCTCGGCGAAGTCGGCCGCGAGCGCTTGTTGCAAGCCCTGGTCGAAACCCGCCGGCGCGGGGGCAAGGTGGTGTTTGACAACAACTACCGGCCGCGTTTATGGGCCAGCGTCGAAGCGGCGCGTGTGGCCTATCACAAGGTATTGGCCGAGGTGGATATGGCCTTGCTGACCGAAGATGACGAGCGCGGGTTGTTTGGTTATGCCAGCAGTGAGCAGGTGTTTGCGGCGTATCCGGGGATTGACGAAGTGGTGCTCAAGCGTGGCGCGCAGGAATGCCTGATCCGTTTCAAGGGCGAGCACTTTGCCGTGCCGGCGCTGAAGGTTGAGAAGGTGGTGGATACGACGGCGGCAGGGGACTCGTTCAGTGCGGCGTATCTGGCCAGTCGCTTGAAGGGCGGCTCGCCGGAGCAAGCGGCGGTGGCGGGGCATGGGTTGGCGAGTCGGGTGATTCAAGTACCAGGGGCGTTGATCCCTCGGTGA
- a CDS encoding PAS domain-containing sensor histidine kinase: protein MNGTSTVSEAGALIARLDWAQSPLGEAKNWPQSLRTAVDIVVHSPMPMLLLWGSQLTQLYNDGFAALAGNKHPQALGQPAHQTWPELHSFTAPIYDAVLSGQVRTFSEQPFVLQRNNRDMEIWLDLTYSPIRDESGSVAGILVTAIETNERRKAQHNTEQRLQLALAATDAVGTWDWDIAEDRFIADAHFAYLHGVDPDTAELLPISDYLHGVHPEDRGMVTRSIKHCITFGTEYAEEYRLQQADGTVRWVFARGRCYKDHQGRPARFLGAALDLTERKHTEQALRQSQTELQLIINAMPVLIGYVDHEQRFRLNNSAYLDWYGMTPQELYGKTIREVLGDEVYAGRQDQINAALNGKACSFLTITPHRDGRPRHALMKYLPRFSNDGSVNGFYIFVIDETERKLTEEALRHLNENLEERVAQRTQALAEANQRLQNEMFERERAEDALRHAQKMEAVGQLTGGIAHDFNNMLTGIIGSLDLMQRYIAAGRSEDIGRFTDAAVSSAHRAAALTHRLLAFSRRQSLDRRPLDPNQLVASLEELFRRTKGAHINLKVQLGHDIWPVNTDASQLENALLNLVINARDAMPDGGELLIETANSYLDGTDITTLEPVKAGDYVMLGVCDNGSGMAPKILAKAFDPFFTTKPIGQGTGLGLSMIYGFAQQSGGHVTIHSEPGQGTCVRLYLPRLHGTALESSLPASVGEAPVALAGEAVVVVEDDPAVRMLVVNVLGELGYTAHQAADARTALPLLESDLRVDLLVTDVGLPGMNGRQLAEIARQHRPGLRVLFMTGYAEKAAERQGFLEDGMDMVAKPFSIDLLATKIRSMISVVE from the coding sequence ATGAATGGAACATCCACCGTCAGCGAAGCCGGCGCATTGATCGCACGGCTGGACTGGGCGCAAAGCCCTCTCGGTGAAGCCAAAAACTGGCCGCAAAGCCTGCGTACGGCGGTGGATATTGTCGTCCACTCGCCGATGCCGATGCTCCTGCTGTGGGGCAGCCAACTGACCCAACTGTACAACGACGGCTTCGCCGCCCTGGCAGGCAACAAGCACCCACAGGCGCTCGGCCAGCCGGCGCACCAGACCTGGCCGGAATTGCACAGCTTTACCGCACCGATCTACGACGCGGTGCTCAGCGGCCAGGTACGCACGTTCAGCGAGCAGCCCTTCGTCCTGCAACGCAACAACCGCGACATGGAAATCTGGCTGGACCTGACCTACAGCCCGATCCGCGATGAAAGTGGCAGCGTGGCCGGCATCCTGGTCACCGCCATCGAAACCAACGAGCGCCGCAAGGCTCAGCACAACACCGAGCAACGCCTGCAACTGGCGCTGGCAGCGACGGACGCCGTCGGCACCTGGGATTGGGACATCGCCGAAGACCGCTTTATTGCCGACGCCCACTTCGCCTACCTGCACGGCGTCGACCCGGATACGGCCGAGCTGCTGCCGATCAGCGACTACCTGCACGGCGTGCATCCCGAAGACCGTGGCATGGTGACGCGCAGCATCAAGCACTGCATCACCTTCGGCACCGAGTACGCCGAGGAATACCGCCTGCAACAAGCCGACGGCACCGTGCGCTGGGTGTTCGCCCGCGGGCGTTGCTACAAGGACCATCAGGGCCGCCCGGCGCGCTTTCTCGGCGCCGCCCTGGACCTCACCGAACGCAAGCACACCGAACAGGCCCTGCGCCAAAGCCAGACCGAGCTGCAGTTGATCATCAACGCCATGCCGGTGCTGATCGGCTATGTCGACCACGAGCAACGCTTTCGCCTGAACAACAGCGCGTACCTGGACTGGTACGGCATGACGCCCCAGGAGCTGTACGGCAAAACCATCCGCGAAGTGCTCGGCGACGAGGTGTATGCCGGGCGCCAGGACCAGATCAACGCCGCGCTCAACGGCAAGGCATGCAGTTTCCTGACCATCACCCCACACCGCGACGGGCGCCCGCGCCATGCGCTGATGAAGTACCTGCCGCGCTTCAGCAACGACGGCTCGGTGAACGGCTTCTACATCTTTGTGATCGACGAGACCGAACGCAAACTCACCGAGGAAGCCCTGCGCCACCTCAACGAAAACCTCGAAGAGCGCGTGGCCCAGCGCACCCAGGCATTGGCCGAGGCCAACCAGCGCCTGCAAAACGAAATGTTCGAACGCGAACGCGCCGAAGATGCGCTGCGCCATGCGCAAAAGATGGAAGCGGTCGGCCAGCTCACCGGCGGCATTGCCCACGATTTCAACAATATGCTCACCGGCATCATCGGCAGCCTGGACCTGATGCAGCGTTACATCGCCGCCGGGCGCAGTGAAGACATCGGCCGTTTTACCGATGCCGCCGTGTCCTCCGCCCATCGCGCCGCCGCCCTCACCCACCGTTTGCTGGCCTTCTCACGGCGCCAATCCCTGGACCGCCGCCCGCTCGACCCGAACCAGCTGGTGGCGTCCCTCGAAGAGTTGTTCCGCCGCACCAAGGGCGCCCATATCAACCTCAAGGTGCAATTGGGCCACGACATCTGGCCGGTGAACACCGACGCCAGCCAGCTGGAAAACGCTCTGCTCAACTTGGTGATCAACGCCCGCGACGCCATGCCCGACGGCGGTGAACTGCTGATCGAAACCGCCAACAGCTACCTCGACGGCACCGACATCACCACCCTGGAACCAGTCAAAGCCGGTGACTACGTGATGCTCGGCGTATGCGACAACGGCTCCGGCATGGCGCCGAAAATCCTCGCCAAGGCGTTCGACCCGTTCTTCACCACCAAACCCATCGGCCAGGGCACCGGCCTTGGGCTGTCGATGATCTACGGCTTTGCCCAGCAGTCCGGCGGGCACGTGACCATCCACAGCGAACCGGGCCAGGGCACCTGCGTGCGTCTGTACCTGCCGCGCCTGCATGGCACCGCGCTGGAAAGCAGCCTGCCGGCCAGCGTCGGTGAAGCGCCGGTGGCCCTGGCGGGTGAAGCCGTGGTGGTGGTCGAAGATGACCCGGCGGTGCGCATGCTGGTGGTCAATGTGCTCGGCGAATTGGGCTACACCGCGCATCAGGCGGCGGATGCACGCACCGCCTTGCCGCTGCTGGAATCGGATCTGCGCGTGGACCTGCTGGTCACCGACGTCGGCCTGCCGGGCATGAACGGCCGGCAATTGGCCGAGATCGCCCGCCAGCACCGCCCGGGCCTGCGCGTGTTGTTCATGACCGGTTACGCGGAAAAAGCCGCCGAGCGCCAAGGCTTCCTGGAGGACGGCATGGACATGGTGGCCAAGCCGTTTTCCATCGACCTGCTGGCCACGAAAATCCGCAGCATGATCAGCGTCGTCGAGTGA
- a CDS encoding peptidylprolyl isomerase gives MKAQARHILVKTSEEAEQLKQRIAKGEAFDVLAKKYSTCPSGKRGGDLGEIRPGQMVGAIDAVIFKKPLRVVHGPVKSKFGYHLVQVFYRD, from the coding sequence ATGAAAGCCCAAGCCCGTCATATCCTGGTGAAAACCAGCGAAGAAGCCGAACAACTCAAACAGCGCATTGCCAAGGGCGAAGCCTTTGACGTGCTGGCCAAGAAGTACTCCACCTGCCCATCGGGCAAGCGCGGTGGGGATTTGGGCGAGATCCGGCCGGGGCAGATGGTCGGGGCGATTGATGCGGTGATCTTCAAGAAGCCGCTGCGGGTGGTGCATGGGCCGGTCAAGAGCAAGTTTGGGTATCACCTGGTGCAGGTGTTTTACCGGGATTGA
- a CDS encoding amino acid deaminase, translating into MSAINAVEKGAAAVGAHLVRDVSLPALVLHRDALEHNIRWMQTFVSNSGAELAPHGKTSMMPALFQRQIAAGAWGITLANAVQTRAAYAGGVRRVLMANQLVGAPNMALIADLLADKDFDFHCMVDHPDNVADLGLFFAARGLRLNVMIEYGVVGGRCGCRSEQQVRDLAKAIQAQPALALTGIEGYEGVIHGEHAISGIRDFAASLVRLAVDLQNNGSFDLAKPIISASGSAWYDLIAESFETQNAAGRFLSVLRPGSYVAHDHGIYKDAQCCVLERRSDLNEALRPALEVWAHVQSLPEPGFAVVALGKRDVAYDAGLPVPLKRYKAGIVPAEGEDVSGCKVTAVMDQHAFMSVAPGVELCIGDIISFGTSHPCLTFDKWQVGCLVDEQLQVVESLHTCF; encoded by the coding sequence ATGTCTGCCATCAATGCCGTTGAAAAAGGCGCCGCCGCCGTCGGTGCCCATCTGGTCCGTGACGTCAGCCTGCCGGCCCTGGTGCTGCACCGCGACGCCCTGGAACACAACATCCGCTGGATGCAAACGTTCGTCAGCAACAGTGGCGCCGAGCTGGCGCCCCATGGCAAGACCAGCATGATGCCGGCGCTGTTCCAGCGCCAGATCGCCGCCGGTGCCTGGGGCATTACCCTGGCCAACGCTGTGCAGACCCGTGCCGCCTACGCCGGTGGCGTTCGCCGCGTATTGATGGCCAACCAACTGGTGGGTGCGCCGAACATGGCGTTGATCGCCGACCTGTTGGCGGACAAGGATTTCGATTTCCACTGCATGGTCGATCATCCAGACAACGTCGCCGACCTCGGGCTGTTCTTTGCCGCCCGTGGCCTGCGCCTCAATGTGATGATCGAATACGGCGTGGTCGGCGGCCGTTGCGGCTGCCGCAGCGAGCAGCAAGTGCGCGACCTGGCCAAGGCGATCCAGGCCCAGCCGGCCCTGGCGCTGACCGGTATCGAAGGTTATGAAGGGGTGATCCACGGCGAGCACGCTATCAGCGGTATCCGCGACTTTGCCGCGAGCCTGGTGCGCCTGGCGGTGGATTTGCAGAACAACGGTTCTTTCGACCTGGCCAAGCCGATCATCAGCGCATCGGGGTCGGCCTGGTACGACCTGATCGCCGAGTCGTTCGAAACACAAAACGCCGCCGGCCGCTTCCTCAGCGTGCTGCGTCCCGGCAGTTATGTGGCCCACGACCACGGTATCTACAAAGACGCGCAATGCTGCGTACTCGAGCGTCGCAGCGACCTCAACGAAGCCCTGCGCCCGGCGCTGGAAGTCTGGGCCCACGTGCAATCGCTGCCCGAGCCGGGCTTCGCGGTGGTTGCCCTGGGCAAGCGCGACGTGGCCTACGACGCCGGGTTGCCGGTGCCGCTCAAGCGCTACAAGGCCGGGATCGTGCCCGCCGAAGGCGAGGATGTGAGCGGGTGCAAGGTCACGGCGGTGATGGACCAGCATGCGTTCATGAGCGTGGCGCCGGGGGTTGAGTTGTGTATTGGTGACATTATTTCGTTCGGTACTTCGCACCCGTGCCTGACGTTTGACAAGTGGCAGGTGGGTTGCCTGGTGGATGAGCAGTTGCAGGTGGTCGAGAGCTTGCATACCTGTTTCTAG
- a CDS encoding RidA family protein, whose protein sequence is MSITRYGTGSTAGGGQPRPFARAVEADGWLYVSGQVPAVDGEIINGGIVEQTRQTMRNVVAILEEAGYELKDVVRVGVWLEDPRDFWSFNKVFGEYFTPEHAPARACVQANMMVDCKVEIDCVAYKKKG, encoded by the coding sequence ATGAGCATTACTCGTTACGGCACCGGCAGCACTGCCGGCGGCGGCCAGCCACGTCCTTTCGCCCGTGCGGTGGAAGCGGACGGCTGGCTCTACGTCTCGGGCCAAGTGCCAGCGGTGGACGGTGAAATCATCAACGGTGGCATCGTCGAGCAAACCCGGCAGACCATGCGCAATGTGGTAGCGATCCTCGAAGAAGCCGGCTACGAGCTCAAAGACGTGGTCCGCGTTGGCGTATGGCTGGAAGACCCACGGGACTTCTGGAGTTTCAACAAGGTGTTCGGCGAATACTTCACCCCGGAACACGCACCGGCGCGCGCCTGTGTGCAGGCCAATATGATGGTCGATTGCAAGGTGGAGATCGATTGCGTGGCCTACAAGAAAAAAGGCTAA